From Anopheles darlingi chromosome 2, idAnoDarlMG_H_01, whole genome shotgun sequence, the proteins below share one genomic window:
- the LOC125952315 gene encoding uncharacterized protein LOC125952315: MLLQRRPTKLMSFTSLVILLVVVLVTSGTSFAQQEQPTDDVSVESLGKDIDTPSTGDPLLDDYVNCPPEEASIEQEFTDATLDKKQDVEVPKFEDFAPSVTDPKDGKRYRLPGMRPGPRESSVGSLPIIDEQQDVELQDMTENISLDNVRSLGIAETDSAEGSGDDEKEHTTEESFQKDEIKDQQNPMIPVRDGGQFVEKHDEEDQEEEEGPLKHLKAKTLYDLVDGETREHGLAKYLDQHPEEMILESPGYPNPYPNAVNDIRNFSVESGRGVQITIHDLDLNPTTDFLYIRPGNLDDEKEKGPVLTGTYLEPIRFLIPHTTHFVIHFVAQQDPDAEQKHRGFRLSYAPFGELNSPTTPTTTEVIVPQEELQWTTKELVITSAMMELQSTWSTIKDALSNASNLYIAKHNLSYMPSRSFDVKLLARKCPDTWRNFESCIRLEFAVPLRPIFYEPEDDDEGLVFGFGNKFLQKGFISISTTEATEPSYELNVERLDEMWDEFGQMELQRSGIEPYVMPENGRILLTWIAISLAIVGTFIFILYTIWKIDIFQDYRRVSRNSHGVSIDDDKNELKKKEFDISMFPSPHQVVPTFFPTGDPYNPAESEAQYAYDNATMSGWPEDFNDPRYPETSFSTNDPRSNQLPNVARPYEPISPSDFTPSPSVPMDFNGSPRLMRPSVGNRNNPFLSPREGPRTPAGIPPPPLPPPGMR; the protein is encoded by the exons ATGCTACTGCAAAGGAGACCAACGAAGTTGATGTCATTTACGAGTTTGGTGATTCTTTTGGTTGTAGTGCTTG TTACAAGTGGTACATCGTTTgcacagcaggagcagcccACTGACGATGTGTCTGTTGAGTCTCTCGGAAAAGACATTGATACACCATCAACCGGGGATCCGCTGCTCGATGACTATGTAAACTGTCCTCCTGAAGAAGCGTCGATCGAGCAAGAATTCACCGATGCAACGTTAGACAAGAAACAAGATGTAGAGGTGCCAAAATTTGAGGACTTTGCCCCATCGGTAACAGACCCGAAGGATGGGAAACGTTACCGATTGCCTGGCATGAGACCAGGACCCCGAGAATCGTCTGTTGGATCGCTACCGATCATCGATGAGCAGCAGGATGTTGAGCTGCAGGATATGACAGAAAATATTTCGCTGGATAATGTGCGTTCTCTAGGGATCGCCGAAACTGACTCTGCAGAAGGATCTGGAGATGATGAGAAAGAACATACGACGGAAGAGAGTTTCCAAAAGGACGAAATCAAAGATCAGCAAAATCCAATGATACCAGTGCGTGATGGAGGGCAGTTTGTCGAAAAGCATGACGAGGAGGaccaagaggaggaggaaggaccTCTGAAACACCTAAAGGCAAAGACATTGTATGATTTAGTGGACGGAGAAACACGCGAACATGGTTTGGCGAAATACTTAGATCAGCATCCAGAAGAGATGATCCTGGAGTCGCCGGGATATCCTAACCCTTACCCAAATGCAGTGAATGACATCCGCAA TTTTTCGGTGGAGAGTGGTCGTGGTGTGCAGATCACCATCCATGATCTGGATCTCAATCCAACCACCGACTTCCTGTACATTCGTCCGGGCAATTTGGAcgatgagaaggagaagggtcCGGTATTGACGGGAACCTACCTGGAGCCGATACGATTCCTGATACCGCATACAACGCACTTTGTCATTCACTTTGTCGCTCAGCAAGATCCTGATGCTGAGCAGAAGCACCGGGGTTTCCGGCTATCGTACGCACCGTTCGGTGAGCTCAACTCTccaacgacaccgacgacgaccgaagtGATCGTACCTCAGGAGGAACTTCAGTGGACGACCAAGGAGCTCGTCATAACGTCGGCAATGATGGAACTGCAAAGCACATGGAGCACGATCAAGGATGCGCTGTCGAATGCAAGTAATTTGTACATTGCCAAACACAACCTCAGCTACATGCCCAGCCG CTCATTCGATGTGAAGCTGCTCGCACGGAAATGTCCCGATACGTGGCGCAACTTCGAGAGTTGTATCCGGCTCGAGTTTGCCGTTCCGCTGCGACCGATATTCTACGAAccggaagatgatgacgaaggGCTCGTGTTTGGTTTCGGTAATAAGTTTCTGCAGAAAGGTTTCATATCGATCTCCACAACGGAAGCAACCGAACCATCGTACGAGCTAAACGTGGAGCGGTTGGACGAAATGTGGGATGAGTTTGGACAAATGGAGCTACAACGGTCCGGCATTGAACCGTACGTAATGCCAGAAAATGGACGCATTTTGCTCACCTGGATCGCGATCAGTCTGGCAATTGTTGGAacgttcatcttcatcctgTACACAATCTGGAAGATTGACATTTTCCAGGATTATCGAAG AGTGTCTCGTAATAGTCATGGCGTATCTATTGACGACGATAAGAacgagctgaagaagaaagagTTCGACATATCGATGTTCCCATCGCCGCATCAGGTAGTTCCGACTTTCTTCCCAACCGGTGATCCTTACAATCCTGCTGAGTCGGAGGCACAGTATG CCTATGACAATGCCACCATGAGTGGATGGCCAGAGGATTTCAATGACCCAAGATATCCCGAAACCTCGTTCAGCACGAACGATCCTCGGAGCAATCAACTCCCCAACGTAGCCCGTCCCTACGAACCGATTTCACCCTCGGACTTTACTCCTTCACCGTCCGTACCGATGGATTTTAATG GATCCCCCCGGTTGATGCGTCCCTCTGTTGGCAACAGAAATAATCCATTTTTATCACCCCGGGAAGGACCTCGAACACCCGCTGGCATCCCACCACCgcctctaccaccacctgGCATGCGATAA